From one Mytilus edulis chromosome 1, xbMytEdul2.2, whole genome shotgun sequence genomic stretch:
- the LOC139497707 gene encoding deoxyribonuclease-1-like isoform X1, translated as MCRYLIIGLVLFMALLIQAKPRCRKNPKLRNGTPLLVSAFNIKTFGKSKMSDPEVANYIKEIVLRYDLILIQEIRDISGEALQDLWTLVNKTDSYGMTVSERLGRSSYKEQYAYFYKVRTLKLIDVHQYDDGPDDYTDWFEREPYSALFQPVHGGTDTRFVVTGIHVKPAEAVPEIGYLYNVYQDTVNKWGITNIMTFGDFNADCSYAKVEDLASKQFYYDNVDFHWLIDWDADTTTSQNTNCAYDRIVVSGTKLQQAVKPGSANVYQFENTLGLTYERMLDVSDHYPVEVQLII; from the exons ATGTGTAGATATCTTATAATCGGTTTAGTGCTGTTTATGGCATTACTGATTCAAGCAAAACCTAGATGTCGTAAAAATCCAAAACTCCGTAACGGGACTCCACTTCTGGTATCAGCATTCAACATCAAGACATTCGGAAAATCCAAAATGAGTGACCCTGAAGTAGCGAACTATATTAAAGAG ATAGTACTTAGGTATGACTTGATTTTGATACAAGAAATACGAGACATAAGCGGCGAGGCATTACAAGATCTTTGGACATTAGTGAACAA GACCGATAGTTACGGTATGACAGTAAGCGAACGTCTGGGAAGATCTTCATACAAAGAACAGTATGCTTACTTCTACAA AGTACGTACTTTGAAATTAATAGATGTTCATCAGTATGATGACGGCCCTGATGATTATACTGACTGGTTTGAAAGAGAACCATACAGTGCTCTCTTCCAACCTGTACATGGGGGAACAG ATACAAGATTTGTTGTGACTGGAATACATGTAAAGCCAGCCGAAGCTGTCCCAGAAATCGGTTATTTGTATAATGTGTACCAAGACACAGTGAACAAGTGGGGAATAACG AATATAATGACTTTCGGAGACTTCAATGCAGATTGTTCCTATGCCAAGGTTGAAGATTTGGCTTCAAAGCAATTTTACTATGACAATGTTGACTTCCATTGGCTGATTGATTGGGATGCTGATACTACCACATCTCAAAACACTAACTGTGCTTATGATAG AATCGTAGTCTCTGGAACCAAGCTTCAGCAGGCAGTAAAACCAGGTTCAGCTAATGTGTATCAGTTCGAGAACACACTTGGATTGACTTACGAAAGG atgtTGGATGTTAGCGACCACTATCCTGTTGAAGTGCAACTTATCATTTAA
- the LOC139497707 gene encoding deoxyribonuclease-1-like isoform X2, which produces MCRYLIIGLVLFMALLIQAKPRCRKNPKLRNGTPLLVSAFNIKTFGKSKMSDPEVANYIKEIVLRYDLILIQEIRDISGEALQDLWTLVNKTDSYGMTVSERLGRSSYKEQYAYFYKVRTLKLIDVHQYDDGPDDYTDWFEREPYSALFQPVHGGTDTRFVVTGIHVKPAEAVPEIGYLYNVYQDTVNKWGITNIMTFGDFNADCSYAKVEDLASKQFYYDNVDFHWLIDWDADTTTSQNTNCAYDRIVVSGTKLQQAVKPGSANVYQFENTLGLTYERMLDVSDHYPVEVQLII; this is translated from the exons ATGTGTAGATATCTTATAATCGGTTTAGTGCTGTTTATGGCATTACTGATTCAAGCAAAACCTAGATGTCGTAAAAATCCAAAACTCCGTAACGGGACTCCACTTCTGGTATCAGCATTCAACATCAAGACGTTCGGAAAATCCAAAATGAGTGACCCTGAAGTAGCGAACTATATTAAAGAG ATAGTACTTAGGTATGACTTGATTTTGATACAAGAAATACGAGACATAAGCGGCGAGGCATTACAAGATCTTTGGACATTAGTGAACAA GACCGATAGTTACGGTATGACAGTAAGCGAACGTCTGGGAAGATCTTCATACAAAGAACAGTATGCTTACTTCTACAA AGTACGTACTTTGAAATTAATAGATGTTCATCAGTATGATGACGGCCCTGATGATTATACTGACTGGTTTGAAAGAGAACCATACAGTGCTCTCTTCCAACCTGTACATGGGGGAACAG ATACAAGATTTGTTGTGACTGGAATACATGTAAAGCCAGCCGAAGCTGTCCCAGAAATCGGTTATTTGTATAATGTGTACCAAGACACAGTGAACAAGTGGGGAATAACG AATATAATGACTTTCGGAGACTTCAATGCAGATTGTTCCTATGCCAAGGTTGAAGATTTGGCTTCAAAGCAATTTTACTATGACAATGTTGACTTCCATTGGCTGATTGATTGGGATGCTGATACTACCACATCTCAAAACACTAACTGTGCTTATGATAG AATCGTAGTCTCTGGAACCAAGCTTCAGCAGGCAGTAAAACCAGGTTCAGCTAATGTGTATCAGTTCGAGAACACACTTGGATTGACTTACGAAAGG atgtTGGATGTTAGCGACCACTATCCTGTTGAAGTGCAACTTATCATTTAA